Proteins encoded together in one Drosophila albomicans strain 15112-1751.03 chromosome 2R, ASM965048v2, whole genome shotgun sequence window:
- the LOC127565806 gene encoding uncharacterized protein LOC127565806 has translation MSTGNPDKTKTRLSVPSTSAARVSPNPPVPRSKKDSALRASSTSPIPARSASVSPTSGTKPLILVTKPPSVPSTKAVSVPVPRLPIVTRSHSKMAHNVVDSALNKFIAATDRVSHFASRLNNASTDSASLYTCQVRRDQMRALWDKVEKEYEACSCVMSDEMTTDELPTIQAKYDYCYILYEQWSAQLRCRLPPCDTEVFGGDYTRWPTFRDLFTAIYIRNPRLSEVEKLFHLNSKTSGEAHAIVSKSPLTNEGFQSAWSSLTERFENKRLLVNSQLRILFNLPAIGQESGAAIQELQSTIQGCLTALEHSKINTENWDCILSIQNKSDVPTWADMNAFLLERYRTLEAIAEVSASTSAPTVPRASRKEAPVAKQVNSFESRVTSKTQSCKLCSRENHPIRLCPRFLQMGINDRVNYIKQQKLCLNCFARGHILAECTSAHSCFTCKGRHHTLLHRVSPAPTVTTPIPSPIQSTSTQSANVQSFVAVNTQGVLLSTAVIHVCHLGVRYTARALIDSGSEATFLSEKLFKRLRMPYTSVQARVSGLTQAVAAQPRKFCQFLIGSPVRPDLQIEASAYVLPQLAGNLPSCSVPQTLLENLPSIQLADPKFYESSQIDVLLGADILPSILLGGSHPNFCGTLSRQETIFGWILTGPVSGSISKSISSFSARLSVERTPPLEELLSKFWEVEDLPASPAKESDLFCEANFNATTVRTSTGRYMVTLPFRDPGHVDLGHSRATALAQFLRNESRLKRNDSLKEQYDSVIREYLDLGHMTQVPPSSSGNYYLPHHAVLKPDSTTTKLRVVFNASSPTSNGKSLNDILHTGPILQSDLTIQILKWRFFQFVFNADITKMYRQILVDPNHTRFQRLLFRTPDEKLCDFELNTVTFGVNCAPYLAIRVLHQLASDVRDRYPLASDIIANYMYVDDVLAGAHTKQAAVSAIDELRTALESAGFPLRKWTSNSKDVLRRIPKDHLLCADFLEIDEASVAKTLGIRWRATSDEFFFVTAEMVSKPSFSKREVLSQIAKLFDPAGWLAPVVIWAKIFMQEIWKQEIGWDDSLPADLTEQWTSFLRNYSSLQDIRIPRWTNYAPGAKIQFHGFCDASQSAYGAALYARVETAGQVSVSLLTAKTRVAPIKTVSLPRLELCGALLLAELSAALLPHFPTPDAETYLWTDSTIVLAWLDKQPCKWTTFVANRVAKIHSVNGTWQHVRSEHNPADLASRGVSPQELLGSRLWWQGPEWLTHSPAQWPSPVIGLDTELECRAVKVHAAQVLCEDFLDRFSRFDRALRVFAYVRRFAQRCRQPKVSFPETLSSQELAEAQERLIVQAQNRVYAKECASLRSHNRLIGSSDILSLNPFLDKQGVLRSCGRVRASTSLSYDERHPIILPFGCVFSRLLVSFTHQVSLHGGNQLVMRLVRTKFWIPKLRNLVKTVISACKTCVIHRRKLQSQLMGDLPSARSTFSRPFTNSGVDFAGPFDVKSYVGRGCKITKGYVCVFVCFSTKAIHLEATTDLTAEKFLEAFSRFVARRGCPLHMYSDNGKTFVGASSILSKEFVESTRNLIVTTHSHQGLAWHFNPPGAPHMGGLWEAGVKSFKTHFYKTVSSVKHTFEELSTLLSKIEACLNSRPLTPMSEDVSDLAALTPGHFLIGGPLLSMAEPESREDVESIRNRWQRLKALHQHFCVRWKNEYLKELHKRNKWQSPSRDLQIGDMVVIREENIPPQEWRLGRVLTACPGADERVRVVDIQTCRGVFRRPVAKLVLLPTGHAL, from the exons ATGTCAACGGGCAATCCCGATAAGACTAAAACTAGACTGTCCGTGCCCTCTACTAGCGCCGCTAGAGTTTCGCCTAACCCCCCTGTGCCTAGATCCAAGAAGGACTCGGCTCTTCGTGCATCCAGCACATCACCGATCCCCGCACGGTCAGCTAGTGTTTCGCCCACTTCCGGCACCAAGCCTCTGATCCTCGTGACCAAACCTCCGTCGGTTCCTTCGACCAAGGCTGTTTCCGTCCCAGTTCCTCGGCTGCCAATTGTTACGCGTTCTCACAGCAAAATGGCACACAATGTGGTAGACTCGGCATTGAATAAGTTCATCGCCGCGACTGACCGTGTCAGTCACTTTGCGTCGCGACTTAACAATGCTTCTACTGACAGCGCGTCCCTGTACACGTGCCAGGTCCGGAGGGACCAGATGCGTGCCTTGTGGGACAAGGTCGAGAAGGAGTACGAGGCTTGCTCCTGCGTCATGTCGGATGAAATGACGACAGACGAGTTGCCTACCATTCAGGCAAAATATGATTACTGCTATATTCTCTATGAGCAGTGGTCCGCTCAGCTAA GGTGTCGCTTACCTCCGTGCGACACCGAAGTTTTCGGAGGCGATTACACTCGCTGGCCCACCTTCCGAGACTTATTCACGGCTATCTACATCCGAAATCCTAGACTGTCGgaagttgagaaacttttccatCTCAACTCCAAGACCAGCGGTGAAGCCCATGCCATTGTGTCAAAGTCTCCTTTGACCAATGAAGGGTTTCAGTCGGCGTGGTCCAGCTTGACTGAGCGTTTTGAGAACAAACGGTTGCTCGTGAACAGTCAGCTGCGTATCCTTTTTAATTTGCCCGCCATCGGGCAAGAGTCGGGTGCAGCCATTCAAGAGTTGCAAAGCACTATCCAAGGGTGCTTGACGGCTTTGGAGCACTCCAAGATCAATACGGAGAATTGGGATTGCATCCTG TCCATCCAGAATAAGAGCGACGTTCCAACGTGGGCTGACATGAACGCTTTCCTTCTAGAGCGGTATCGCACCCTAGAAGCGATAGCGGAAGTGTCAGCCAGCACGAGCGCTCCGACGGTTCCGCGTGCCTCACGCAAGGAGGCCCCCGTCGCCAAGCAGGTAAACTCCTTTGAGAGTCGGGTAACTTCAAAAACCCAGTCCTGCAAGTTGTGTTCCCGGGAGAATCACCCGATTCGTTTGTGCCCTCGTTTCCTCCAGATGGGTATCAACGATAGGGTCAATTATATAAAGCAACAGAAGCTGTGTCTCAATTGTTTCGCACGAGGCCATATCCTGGCTGAGTGCACAAGTGCGCACAGCTGCTTTACCTGCAAGGGTCGTCATCATACACTCTTGCATCGAGTGAGCCCGGCGCCGACAGTCACAACCCCCATTCCATCTCCTATACAGTCCACTTCCACCCAGTCAGCTAACGTCCAATCCTTCGTGGCAGTCAACACACAAGGTGTTCTGCTCAGCACAGCTGTCATTCATGTTTGCCATCTCGGCGTCCGCTATACAGCTCGGGCTCTGATTGACTCCGGATCAGAAGCCACCTTCCTCTCAGAAAAGTTGTTCAAGCGCTTGAGGATGCCGTATACATCCGTGCAAGCCCGCGTCTCTGGGCTGACGCAAGCTGTGGCGGCCCAGCCCCGTAAGTTTTGCCAATTCTTAATTGGCTCCCCGGTCAGACCCGATTTGCAGATCGAGGCGTCGGCGTACGTCCTCCCCCAGTTAGCGGGGAATCTGCCCTCATGTTCCGTCCCACAAACACTCCTCGAAAATCTGCCCAGCATCCAGCTGGCAGACCCCAAATTCTATGAGAGTTCGCAGATTGATGTGCTACTAGGCGCTGACATCCTCCCGTCCATTCTGCTCGGCGGCTCTCACCCTAACTTTTGTGGGACCCTCTCTCGTCAAGAGACCATTTTCGGTTGGATCCTGACTGGCCCTGTGTCGGGATCCATTTCAAAATCCATTTCGTCCTTTTcagctcgactgtccgtcgagcGAACTCCGCCATTGGAGGAACTCCTCTCCAAATTTTGGGAGGTGGAGGACCTGCCGGCTAGCCCAGCAAAAGAATCTGACCTTTTTTGTGAGGCTAACTTCAACGCCACGACCGTGCGAACCTCAACGGGTCGCTACATGGTCACGCTCCCATTCCGCGACCCTGGTCACGTTGACCTGGGTCACTCGAGGGCTACCGCTCTCGCTCAGTTCCTGAGAAACGAGAGCCGTTTAAAGAGGAACGACTCTCTGAAGGAACAATATGACTCCGTTATTCGAGAGTATCTGGATTTGGGTCACATGACTCAAGTCCCCCCATCCAGTTCCGGCAACTATTATTTGCCACATCACGCTGTTCTCAAGCCCGACAGCACCACCACAAAGCTCCGCGTTGTATTCAACGCCTCCAGCCCGACTTCAAACGGGAAGAGTCTGAACGACATCCTCCACACTGGGCCAATCCTTCAATCCGACCTGACCATTCAAATCCTGAAATGGAGGTTTTTTCAGTTCGTCTTCAACGCTGACATCACCAAGATGTATCGGCAAATCCTTGTGGATCCCAACCACACCCGGTTTCAAAGGTTGCTCTTCCGTACTCCAGACGAGAAGTTATGCGACTTTGAACTCAACACAGTCACCTTTGGAGTGAACTGTGCTCCGTACCTGGCTATCCGCGTTCTGCATCAGCTTGCGAGTGATGTTCGCGACCGGTACCCCCTTGCTAGTGACATCATCGCCAATTATATGTACGTTGATGACGTCCTAGCAGGAGCTCACACTAAGCAGGCTGCGGTGTCTGCTATAGATGAGCTTCGAACAGCGCTCGAGAGTGCTGGGTTCCCTTTGCGTAAGTGGACCTCGAACTCGAAAGATGTGCTGAGAAGAATCCCTAAGGATCACTTGCTCTGTGCAGACTTCCTCGAGATCGACGAAGCTAGTGTCGCGAAGACGCTAGGCATTCGTTGGCGGGCCACGTCCGACGAGTTCTTTTTCGTCACCGCCGAGATGGTGTCCAAACCATCTTTCAGTAAGAGAGAAGTGCTGTCGCAGATCGCCAAGTTGTTCGATCCGGCAGGTTGGCTTGCTCCCGTGGTCATTTGGGCCAAGATTTTTATGCAAGAAATCTGGAAGCAAGAAATCGGCTGGGACGACTCCTTACCGGCGGATCTCACAGAGCAGTGGACCAGTTTTCTGCGGAACTATTCGTCCTTGCAGGACATCCGCATTCCTAGATGGACCAACTACGCTCCCGGCGCAAAAATCCAATTCCACGGTTTTTGCGACGCCTCTCAAAGCGCGTATGGAGCCGCTCTTTACGCACGTGTGGAAACAGCGGGACAAGTGTCTGTGAGCCTTCTGACAGCGAAGACTAGAGTTGCACCTATCAAGACGGTCTCTCTACCTCGTCTTGAGCTGTGCGGGGCTCTCCTGTTGGCAGAATTATCCGCCGCCCTCCTACCACATTTTCCCACCCCCGACGCTGAGACGTACCTGTGGACAGATTCCACTATCGTTCTGGCATGGTTGGACAAGCAGCCATGCAAGTGGACCACTTTCGTGGCGAACCGAGTGGCCAAGATTCACTCGGTGAATGGCACTTGGCAGCATGTTCGTTCCGAACACAATCCAGCCGACCTGGCAAGCCGCGGTGTCTCGCCGCAAGAGCTACTGGGCAGTCGCCTTTGGTGGCAGGGGCCCGAATGGCTGACGCACTCACCAGCGCAGTGGCCTTCACCGGTCATTGGGCTCGATACTGAATTGGAGTGTCGAGCGGTGAAGGTCCATGCAGCGCAAGTCCTATGTGAGGACTTCCTCGACCGTTTCTCCAGGTTCGATCGAGCGCTCCGAGTGTTTGCGTATGTGCGAAGGTTTGCCCAGCGTTGCCGCCAACCCAAGGTCTCGTTTCCAGAGACGCTCAGCTCTCAAGAGCTTGCAGAAGCTCAAGAGAGGCTGATTGTACAGGCTCAGAATCGGGTATACGCGAAAGAGTGTGCTTCCCTCCGGTCCCATAATCGTCTAATCGGGTCAAGCGATATCCTAAGCTTGAATCCGTTCCTTGACAAGCAAGGTGTCCTGCGTTCGTGTGGACGCGTAAGAGCGTCCACCTCCTTATCCTACGACGAACGGCATCCAATAATTCTCCCGTTCGGCTGCGTGTTCTCACGCCTCCTGGTTTCCTTCACGCATCAAGTCTCCCTCCATGGAGGCAACCAATTGGTGATGCGGCTGGTCCGAACCAAGTTCTGGATTCCCAAGCTAAGGAACTTGGTGAAGACAGTGATTAGTGCATGCAAGACCTGTGTGATTCATCGCCGCAAGCTCCAGTCGCAGTTGATGGGTGATCTCCCAAGCGCCCGGTCGACTTTTTCGCGACCTTTCACTAACTCCGGAGTAGACTTCGCCGGTCCCTTCGACGTCAAGAGCTACGTCGGACGGGGCTGCAAGATTACGAAGGGTTACGTATGTGTCTTCGTGTGCTTCAGCACGAAGGCAATCCATCTTGAGGCGACCACGGATCTGACAGCGGAAAAGTTCTTGGAAGCTTTCTCCCGATTCGTGGCACGGCGCGGGTGCCCTCTCCACATGTACTCTGACAACGGGAAAACGTTCGTCGGAGCCTCCTCCATTCTCTCCAAAGAATTTGTGGAGAGCACCCGCAACCTGATTGTCACCACTCACAGCCATCAAGGTCTTGCATGGCATTTCAACCCACCTGGTGCCCCTCACATGGGGGGTCTCTGGGAAGCGGGCGTCAAGAGCTTCAAGACGCATTTCTACAAGACGGTTTCCTCCGTAAAACATACGTTCGAGGAGCTTTCCACCCTCCTATCTAAAATTGAAGCGTGCCTCAATTCGCGGCCTTTGACTCCTATGTCAGAGGATGTGAGCGACTTGGCGGCACTTACTCCCGGTCATTTCCTGATCGGGGGTCCGCTACTCTCCATGGCGGAGCCAGAGTCCAGAGAGGATGTGGAGTCCATCCGCAACCGCTGGCAACGGCTCAAGGCTCTCCATCAGCATTTCTGTGTGCGATGGAAGAACGAATATCTGAAGGAATTGCATAAGCGGAATAAGTGGCAGTCACCTTCACGCGATCTCCAAATCGGTGACATGGTGGTCATCAGAGAGGAGAATATACCGCCACAAGAATGGCGCCTCGGGCGTGTGCTGACCGCTTGCCCAGGCGCTGATGAAAGGGTCCGTGTGGTTGACATCCAGACGTGTCGTGGTGTTTTCCGCCGACCAGTTGCAAAGCTGGTCCTCCTTCCTACGGGACACGCGCTCTGA